The nucleotide window ggagagagagagagagagagaaagagggagagagagagagaggagggaggcagggagagagagagagagagagaggaggcggCGAGGGAAGAGCGAGTAAGGAGCTAGCTGCGGGGCTGCTCCGGAGCCGGCGGAGCCTCCTCGGacagcggccccggccccggccccggccccggcccccagccGCTCGCGTGGTCAGAGGAGACGCGATCGCAGCCGCCGCCTGAGCCCGGCTCCGTGCGCTCCTCGCCGCCGGCTCGCCGGTGCCCGCGCGGCCCCGGGACGCCGCTGCCAGCTCGGCGGCCGGGATGCAGCCGGGGCATGGCCGCCGGGCCCCTGTCACCTGCCGCGGGGAGCGCTGAGCCCGTGAGTAGCCGGGTCCTCGCCGCCAGCGCTTCGCCCTGCGGCGGTCATTACCTTCGTGTtgagcggggtgggggtgggcaagtCCCAGGGAGGGGCGCACAGGACCCCGCAGGGGGAGGCGGGGCTGGCGGGGGCGCGGGGTTGCAGAGCGCGGCCATGGACCGACCCGAGGGCGCGCGGGGAGGGGTGGCGCCCTCGGGGTCGGGGCTCTCCGTGTCCCTCTTGGGCTCGGGTCGGGGCACGTGGTCCAGCCTACGGCCGGAGGGGCGGTTTTGTGAATGGGAAGGCCCCGGGGTCGGCTCCATGGAGACGCCGGGGAGTCCCGCGCACtgcgtggcggcggcggcggtggtggtggtggcggtggtggcggtggtggcggcggcggcggcacaaTGCCCGGCgcggggaactccctggcggggGGAGGCCGAGCGCGAGGAGATCCCGGCCCCGCGGGGTGCGTCCGTGTACGCGGCTGGAGCTCGCgcgggtgggagtggggggacgGTCAGCGATCTCCACGGGATGCATGCTCTTCTCTCCAGGCACCCAGTCCCCGGGAGCCCTGCCTGGGTCCTCGAGGAGAAGGGTTCACTAGAGGAGTTGATGACCCAAAggagttttggggaggaagggtcTCCCACGGTCTTCTAGAGAGGCCCCGGGCCCGCAGCGCCGCGCTGTGCGCGAGTGTAAAGCGGCAGGGATCGAGCCGCGCGCAGGGCCCAACAGGGGGCGGGCTGAGGGCGCTCCCCGCAGAGTCTTGGGAGCTGCATCAGGGAGGCTCGGGCGTGAACCCAGGCTGCTTCTCCGAGCCTCGGCCGCCCCCAGGGGCCGGCGCAGCGCGGCTGGGGAAGCTGGCGCCAAGGCGGCTGGGCACACCCGGCCCAAACTTTCTGCCCCGGAGGCCCCAGAGGCCCCGGAGGCGGCGAGACTCGCCGGGGGGCGTCTGGGGGTCGCCCCCTCGGGAGGGCTGTCTCTCGAGGAACCTAGGGGTGGCACGAGGCCGTAGGTCGCAGCTTCCCTCGGCGCGGAGCCTCCCCCGGCGTGCATCCCCGCAGTGCCGGGGCTGCCGGGGGCCCTCACACAGTACGCGCGGGGACGAGGATGCGGCCCCGGGCGTGGAGGGACAATGAGACCCCATCCCGTTCCAGAGCGGCCCCAGGATGCGGGGTCTTACGTGGGGCAGGAGGGATGTTCCTTGGAGTCCAGGACTGCAGCCCCGCCAGCGGCGCGGGGTCCAGGGGGGTGAGGAGAAACTCCTTCCTGACGGAGCTCTCCAGCTTTGCGGAGGgactagatttattttttaatggtcaCTTTAAAAAGGACACCCGCGGTTCTGCTCATGCTGATGCACGAGACATCCCGCGGTGGAGGAAAAGGACAGGGACGGAGGGACCCAGCCCTCCACCCCAGCTGGAGGTGAAGTCGCTTTTCCCGCGCGCCCGGCGGCTAATTTCCGGCTGAAACACCCGCTCGGCGCTGGGACGCCCTGGGCTCACACCCGGAAGCCCAGGGCACTTAGCACCGAGCAGGTACGAGGCTAATAAAGTGGGGTCGCCCGTATGAGGTCTTTCAGGCAGAAACCGGCTTTGGTTTTACTGGTCTGCAAATGATAAAAGTATAAACACTGCGGCAGAACCTGTTCATTAAGTGTGCATCGCGGAATTGGGCGGATGTCTTAATTAGGCTGCGTTGTTAACGGGGATATTACACCAATTAAAACCAGACCCTCCAGGTGAGCGAAAATtgtgaagggagagagggagaaaagttgCAGTGAAAGCACCGCCTGATGAAAGCGGCATGCGGGCAGATGTGGGCCTCCCTCAGGCCGCAAGAGCGCTGGCACCGGGGGGGTTTGGGGGGCGGCAGAAGGGGGCGGCCGGGCGCCTTCTGAGAACCAGCCGGACGGGCCCTCTCGGTCCCTGCCTCCACCTTCGGCCTCAGAGCTCCCCTCTGCGCTGAGGATGGAGGTTGCCACCCTCGTCCCTCCCCCGAGATTGGAGGCCTCCCTGCATGGGCATGGGGCTCGGGGCTCGCTGGCACACTCCTGGAAGCAACGTTTAACCCCTCATTTCCCCACTGGGAGCTTCTGAGAGGGTAGAGCAGACTCCTGGAGAGTGAGGTGGGAAACTCTGAGGGGTTAGGGAGCAGAGGCAGAGTTGAGTGGTGGAACACTGGGCCTGGTGAGACAGCTGCCAGCGAAGGGGAGGGTTTGCCAGGGGCACGTGGGCTGTTTGTGTTGGAGCTGCTGGGGTTTTCTGGCACAACTTGCCTATTTCCAACAGCAATCCCCTCCTGCATTAAAAGAGGACTTGAATGATTGCTCTGATTCCCCCCTCCAGGGGCCTGAGCTTTAGAGAGACCTGTGTCCACGCTTGGGCCTCGGGTAGCCTCAGGTCACCTGGAGAAGCTGGAGTCCAGGAAAGTCCCTGCAGGCCAGGCTCTGACTATGCTGGGCCTTCACTGCAAATGCCTCTGGTCCAGTGCCCTGGGATAGGAGTTGCAGCTGATCTGGGTGTATTCATGGCCCTTCCGCAGGGACCAGAGGCTGGGCTGGAGGGAAGGCTGCGCCCTGGGAGGCCCCCTGCCACAGGGGGTGCAGCTGGCGGCAGCACCAAGGACAGGGCCAGGGCGCGCAGGCTGCCGTGGCCCACTCTCGCCTTTGACATTGTCCTGGGGCCGCTGGGGGCGCTGCTGTGGCTCACCTCACCCTGCTGGGGGGAAGGGTTAGCCCGAGGCCAGCAAAGAGGCAGATTTAAgaaggaggcaggtgggaggaCTCCTGGGTACTATTCCAGAGTGGACTTCTGTTATGTTCCTGCCACTTACTAAACTTTGAGCATTACCAATGGCTCAAAGAAATAGCAtcagagaaatggagagaaattatGGAGTTCTTTAGTATTGGGGAATGAACTAGGCGTGGTATTGGCCATGGAAAATGCCATCCCTGGTTCTGGATCCTTGCCAGCCTGGTCCAGCTTGGGTGCTGCCTCTACCCTACAGTCTTCTTTACagtaccccccacccccattcaacCGTGGTCTGAGACCCCTTTGTTCTGTGGTGTGTAGAAGTTGGAAGCACCTTGCTTCTAAGGGCAGAGATGCTGGTTGATTTATCCCTACCTCCTCCTGTACACGCAGTGTTATTTGATGCATGCTTGTGGAATTAGGAGTGAAGGAATGTACGAGTGAAGGGAGCTCCTATCCCACCCAGAAGTGTCAGAGTGGTGGTGTGTTTGTGGGGGGCAGTATAAGGGGCCTGGAGGAGCCACGCAGGGGGAAACATCTCAGTGAACATGGAGCAACAGTGAACATGAAattgaaatgttatttttcagCGGTTGTAGTGTGGGGTTTACCTCCTCCAGCCCATCCGTGTGCCTGCAATTTTTGGTTGGTTGTCtctctgtgtttatttatttccacACTCCTGCTTGATAGTTTGTTATAAAGACAAATGGAATCTGACTCGCAGCTGACATTTGGTgaggaattttttgtttttaaacaagtgaaggggaaaaaccatCCTGAAACTTCCTCCCTTGAACAGAGATGCTATGCTCCAACGTGGGCACCTGTCTTTCCCTAAATCCCCACCTGCAGCAGGCCTTTTCTTCTGCACGAGATACTGGCTTTATAAACACATCCCATTTGCACCTGCATCTTTTTGATTAGCTGCAGTATCTCCCCACATTCTTTTATAAAGCAGCACGTTATTTTCACAGGTTCGTGAAACATTCAGACAGCCTAAACATCTTATCTTTTGCTGCCTCTCTGAAGTAGGTTTCTCTCTGAGCCATCACTGTCTCCTTTTTATTTATAACATTCTGGTTCCATCTCTCTCACTGtccgtctgtgtgtgtgtctctctcctcccctttcatgtctttttttttctccctatacTTTCTGAGTGGTGTGGGCACTTGGTATGTGACTTTCTCTTTGAATTACGTATGAGAGTTGAGGACAGCTCTCATCTACTAGTTGGATGGGTAGTAATTGAGTACACAATGAGGTCTTCTTTTTGTGGAGGATTGCAGACAGAAAAATGAGTATCCTTGCTTAAAGAAATACCTTGTGGCAGACTGGTTTGGTTTATAAAATGCATGTTTTTAAGTGCAATGCACTTAGTAAATTAGTTTGCTGTCGCAGTTTCTCCAACACATGAGCTGACACCAAAACATGCCTTAGAAGGTAACTTGAGATAATAAAGAGCGTAAAAATCTGTTACTTCATTTGAAAGTGTTTCCTTTAGTAGCTCGGGGAAAGCTCACAGTATATGAATTGCGTTTTGGAAAGTGTTGCCTGAGTCCAGGTGAAGCAGAACTGAATGCTCTGGCTCAGGAGCCAGGGGAGCCACGTGAGGGCTGGCCAGCCAGCAGGGCCCTCAGGGCCTGGGAAAGGACTgccaatttcattttaaattctggGGCCTAAAGATACCCTCACTGTGTGACAGGGACCTCTCCTTTGGATCTAGTCTCTACCCGTTCTGTGTAGCTCAGGGCTGGTTCCTACTAATTCCACCCGGGAAGTGGGTTGTAACTCGTTGGCATCAGTTTGTGTTGGATGGGGTGGGGTCTTCAGAGTCTGTGGTTTCCTCTGAGGACCTAGAACAAAGCAGTCCTAGTTGCAAGTTTTTTGGAAGGCTTAATTTGTTTAAAGTCAGAGTGAATTTCCAGCAgaaaaaagaaggagggagagtaTACATATTTTGAGCAGAATTTTACCACGGATTGCTTTGGTTAATGGCTGTCCCCAGAGATTCCTCCCAAGATTCTAGAAGAACAGAGGCATGGGTGAAGAACTGCCCTGTATCTCGCCATGCCAGCTCCCTCTCAGACCTACTCTTGGTCATCAACTCTGTGTGCCAGGTCTCAGCTGATGCTCAGGGAAGTGGGCCAACCCTTCTGGTCTCTCATAGCCCTGGGCTGTGGCTGGAAACcaggaggagaggcaggtggtCATGTATGTCTCTTTTGGCCCTTCAAGAAAACAGTCCTacttgcaggtgaggaaactgcctGGGAACAGACACTTGCTACCAGCCGGACCCTGCACAGTTTCATCAAGTTCCTTTTGGAGGGCCAGGTGAAATTGTAACACGTGTTTTTTGTATGGAAGAGAAGAGACTCCCATGTGCCTCTGTTTCTCCAAGGCATCTTGtcttatgtcaaaaaaaaaaaatctccctccgccaaatcaaacaagcaaaaaagtaACCCAAGCCCACCAAAAAGATCCTCTCTCACAGGGCTGCCGTTACAGTTGCGCAGGCATGCACTGCAGAAACCTAGGGACCGTTCAGAGCTCTATCTGTGAATAGGTAGAACGCTGAAGCTCTGCTCGTCAGTGTCTCCTTGTCTGTGGCACCAAATGAAGCTGAGGGATGGTGATGGCAGGGAAGGTGGCCTTCCAGAGTCTGGGTACTTTCTCTGCACCCTTGAAATTTGTGTCTTTGGGCACCAGGCTGGGCATCACATCTCAGGGTGGTTTTCTTTTAGGCAAGGataatgagaacacagagaagcaCATTGTTCTCAGCAATGAAGACTTTTTATGTAAAAATGGGAAGCTCTGTTGAAGCCAAAGAACATAAAGTTTACTTGTATTAAAAAGGTGGATATAACCTGGAGAAAGATTTAAAGAGGCACAAACACCTAGGcacatttagaaataatttctcaCTAAACTTTGATAGTTCAAAATCCTTCCTGAATCTAAATGAGAGGTTTCTCTacaggattaaaaagaaaatatttcctaatttttctggAACTTTTAAGGATTGGGTGCAGGGCAATGCTCCAGGGTCTGTACATAAGAGCCTCTGGGCCCCCTGAAATCGAAGCTCCTGCTGGTGACTTCTCCCCCGTGCCCACACCTCTTTCTTTTGGCAATAGCAAGCAGGGCTTTTTAACCTTCTGTTTTCAGCAAGAGGTGTTAAGATGAATTTTTAATACTTCAGTGAGATCACCGCACACACCATGGTTTCCCTATGTTTCCCATCACCTTGAGATcctagaagaaaaaggaaaatcagaatgATGCTTCAAGCTGGGTCTGCACACAGTTTCCTGTTGGGCTCCACCCTTTCCTGACTTGccctcccatcctctcttctCCGTGGAGGTCTAGTCTGAATCTTCACTCAGTTAGTTTCCTTGTTAATGGGTGCTGGCTTCCCTGAGATTGTACATCGTGGCCGTTCCTCCTGTAAGCTGATTCTTGTAAGAACCACCCTTCACCCCTGGGACACACACATTTAGATGCACATTTAAATGGAATGTAACTTCTGGACAAAGCTGTGAGCTGATTACCTTACTCGAGACCCCAAGCCCATTAGGGGAGCAGGGAGCAGTTCTGGCACAGGCCTGTGATACAGAGGGAGTCTGTGTGCGGGGGACGTGAGGTGTGAGGCCAGGCTCTGACTTCCTGAGTGGTGGGGCTGACTGCAGCATGCAGTGGGAGAGGGCATGCAGATTTCCCAACCCTGTGACCTGCGGGCAAGCTCTTGAACCCTAGTTTACTCAGCTGCGAAGAGGGGCGATAAACACATGTAAAGGAGCTGGCGCATAGTAGGCACACAACAGCTGGTGGTGAGCGTGAACCTTCCTCGGTGCCATCTGCCCGTTGGAGGAATGAGCATCTCGTCAGAGTTAAGGAAATGGATTCTGTACTGTTTACTGTGGCCACAAGGAGATGATGCTGTTTTAAAATGGTTCCAGATAAAGTCGCAGGTGCCAAGATGGAAACAAGTCTTAGCATTTCTGTATAGGTGAGGAGATCCTTACTTGCTCGGGGGCCTAGGAGGGCCCCCAGGAGGAACCTGGAAGCTCATGTTCTCAGGAACACTATGGCCAGGCAGAAAGATGTGAGTGAGGTCCTGTCTGTGGGGCTGTGGACCCAGGGGTCGCCCTGTCCAGGACATCTGGAGAGTGGAGGGGCTTCTGCCTGCGCGTAGTGTGCCCCATTGATGGACCATCGCCCCCTCCCCATGCCTCCACTCCCGGCGGAATGTCAAAGGACACAGAAGGAGGGGGGAGTGCTGGGCGCTGTGCTTTTGCAGGAGTGGCTTTGGATTCTAAGAGGTGGGGGCCCTAGGTCAGTGCCAGCTGGATTTTccatgaggaggaggaagagaagaatcgtgacctcccttctcctcccagaCTCCTCTGAACCTGTAGATCGCCACCACGGCACTTTCAGACCGAGTGATTCtatcccacccctgccctcagcaCGGAGATGTTTTTGGTTCTCAGGGCTCAATGTGTGACAAACCGAAACCCAGTTTTGCAAAACCCATTAGAAATAAACATAAAGTGTGCATGCCTTTCTGGAATATTGACTCTCCCTCATTGAAGGGACCACTGTGATGCCATTAGGCACAGCTGGGGCCCCCGCTGCAGGGACAGGCGAAGTGGAACTAGGGCCCAAGGGCCTTCTTACCCAGGCTTCTCACAGATTGGGCGTGGGGGCCGTGATTCACCAACTTCCCCGCTGTGTCCCCCAGGCTGCTCGTAATGGGACTGATAGTGCCTGCTGCCTACCTCTTAGGGGTGCTATCCATGGGTACATTAGTCAAGTATTTTGAAATGTTCGCAGAAAAGAGAAGTGCTGGAGGAATTTAAGATGAGAATTATTGTTTTCAGTGGTGTAATATTATAATCAACACTCCCAGACAGCCAACGCTGTATTGAGTATTATCATACCAGAAGTCTTTTTGATATGTTGTCAGCTGTGAACCTTTAACTGATGACCAAAGGGAGGGATAGAGAAGCCAGAGGATAACCTTTGTTTGATGGGAGACCCCATTGCCCTTATCCTAACCTTGAAAGCCCTGGGATTGGTGTCTGGGACAACTTTACAACAGGACAAAAGGCAGCTTACcagcatgtccttttttttttctcatagacAGATCTCTCCTAGGACAGTTGAGAAGAATGCACACAGAATCTGCATTCTTTTGACCCTTCCAACACCCCTTGGCCATGACTGGGCTCTCTCCCCAAGGTTGCCTTTGTGTTGGAAAATAAGTGTCCAGCTGTATCCATGCATTGACAGTATTGCAGTGATTAGCACTTGCAGTCCTGACTTGTCTGTGCTTAAGCTTGTAAAATGGATGGTGCATGGGTGCTTCCCCCCATGTAGATGGAAATCCCATTTCAGAAGTCGAACTGTCTGGACAGAACAGATGGGCAAAACCAAAACCAGGTCATCGATATCAGTGCTGACATGTTAAAATGCAGCTcgcagccctgcccctccccacacggACGTTACTCTTTCCTTGTCAGAAGTCACCACGGAGACTGACTTAGGGAGAGCTAATCCATCTGCCTCCCTTCCCGTCATGGACACAATAATATGTTTTGCTCAGATCCTAAGAAGAGAACTCACAAGACCAGACTTGGAAAACTTCCGCCTCCAAGGATAATTTTTCAGAAAGTAACGAACGCTAGAAAATGAGGGCTATAAAGGAAGTCTTTAGGTAATAATCATAACTATAATGTTCACCACTTTGAAATGCATTAATATAGactaaaattacagaaaatattaaGTCTTTTGGAGGGGAAAGGAGGCCTGCTTTGGAGCCTGAGGCTGACTTTCTATGTAACTGTGGCCTACCCCCCACCATCTCTTACAGAGAGGTCCCTGTGCCCCTAGCCGGGACCAGTCACACACAGTGAGGGTTGGATGGAGGATAGTATTTCCTCCCCAGTGGGTTCCTTTCAGGGCTGTGCTGTTTTCCAGCAAAACAAGGGAATGCTGAGACTCCCCCGGGGTCTGGGCCACTTCATAGGAGTCAGGCTGCTTGAGAGCTGGGCCCGGTGAGGCAGGTGTGTAGACACTGGCCCGGGAGGGTGTAGCCCAGGGCACACTGCACCTACCGCCGCCTCCCCTTTAAGCTGCAGTGAGGACTCCTCTGCAGTGCGCCGCGTTAGGAGCAGACAGAGCACATGGCCATGCACCATCCCTCTGTCCCCCTCCCGGACCCCACCAGCCTCTTTCTCCTGCTCCTGCTCCCGCTTTCCCACTCCCCTcttccaccttcaaagccagcagactgCTCCAGTGGGAGGCAAGCGAGGGGCTGGCAACGGCAGGTCAAGCAGCGCTGAGCTCAGAGCAGCTGGGAGGAAAGATTTACGGTTCCTCCCTGCCCTGCTGGATGGACAATTAAAGCCTTGCATGGCTGGAGGAGATCGTGTTGTTAAGAGGCAGGACGGTCAGAATAAATCAGTCACCTCCACTTAGATGGCCGAGCTAGGCTGCTTCCTGGGGCCTTTAGGGCGGGAGCCCCTTGGGTGTGGGTGTGAAGGCTCCAGAATGGACTGTTGAAGGATCTGACATACTCTGAGCTCCATCCGAGTCCAGGGCTGAAGACCCCAGGGTCTCCTCACAGATGGGGGATGTGCTGTAGGGTCTTCTGCGGAAGTTCTGAATAACACATCTGTGTTTTATCTCCTTAGCACCTGGCAGGCGAGAGAGCCACAAACTGGAATGTTTGTGGGTCAGAATAGTGGACCCTAACCTGCTAACAGAGTGTGCGTGTACATGgatatgtatgcgtgtgtgtgcacacgtgtgcgtgTAGACATGCGTGTGCATGATGTACGTGTGCATGCACATATGTGTTGTGCGTGCTCACCTCCTGGACACGCGCAGGCTCCACTTGTGTCTCTAAACCCACACAACCCTCTGCCAGGCTGCCTGGGGCGGGCGTCTGAGTAACAGCCAAGCCCGGCCATCGTCCCTCTTCATTTGTTCTGCGTCTGACTTCAGTGCCTTGGAGACTCTGGCAGTTTCCTCAAGGAAACTTTGTCTTTGTGGAAATGAGATGCCAAGCACTCCCCAGCCCTCCTACTGGCTAATTGATGATGTGATCCCGTGTGGGAGCCTTGTCATTCTTGGAAACGCTCTTTATTTCCTGCgtttccccacctccttccccaccccctcccacctccccactgtGGTCTGCTTTCCCTGATGGCGGTGGAGCCACTCCACGTGAGCTGCAGGCTGCGGCGTTAGGGGTATTCAGCCAGCCAGCACGCCAGGCCTTTCATTAACTCGGATACTACAATTATGTGCGCTGAAAGGCTGAAAGGGCCATTTAGgatttttctgctttaaaaaaaaatattccttttttcaCAGCCATCTGCCCAGCCCTTTGGCGCCACAGCTGTGACACGGAACGGTGCGTGGCCTTCAAGCGCTCCTCGACACTCCTGACTCCGACCCTAATAGATGCGTTGGCACAGTGGGCAGCAGGGTGGGCGGGGCCCCACCATTGTGACAATCGGGGCAGCGAGCCTGGAGGAGTGTGCTTCCTGCTGCGGTGACTTAACTGCTGGCACAGCCAGAGCCACTGAACCAATGGCTATGTGCGTGGCGTGCGTGCCCCGTCGACACGTGAGCACGTCCCTCAGCACTGAGAGCCTGTTCCTGCTGCCTTCACAGAAAAGGGTCAGTGTCAGGGGTGCGGCTCCCATTGGCCTCCATGGAGGCCACCTGGGCATTTCCGAGTTTAGGCGGGATGTTGTTTTGTGGGGGAATGTAGTTTACACGACTCATGCTGGCTctttgtgcatgcatgtgtgtgagtgtgtgcgcaGCTCTGCATGTGGCGATTAGGATCTTGTAGGGGATCGCCTGACCCTCTCCCCAAATTGGGAGATGTGTGAGTGGTGTCGTGGGACTTGGTTGTGATCCCCAGGGGTCTGGATTGACAGTCTCTGGACTCCTGAAGAGGGGGAGGCATGGAGACACGTGTGGGAGGTGCACTGACTCAAGGTCACCCCACGCAGAACAGCCACCCAAGGACAGAACCTGGATATGTGACAGTGGTGCTTGGACGAGATGCGCCGCCCCATTTGAAGGTAATTAGAAGTCTGGAGGCAGCCGCTACTTTGGATGCTGTACCCGAAAAACTCATAAAAGTGTTATTCAGGGACCTTGTTatcttagaaaagaaggaaagaacccAAGCACCAAATAACAACCAGCAACTcacaaacttatttttttaaacttccctgAAGTTGCCATGGTTACCCGCATGCGTGGTTCCTGGCTCTTTTGCTCTAAGTGGAGCGGCTCGGAGCAGGCGTTAAACCCTTGGTGCAGGGCTTCCATGGTGTGTCCGCCCATCTGAGGAACCTGTCTGTGCTCTGGCATGGAGGGAAAGAGCTACTGCAGAGATTTTGCAGGACCATAGGATGTAATATTCTGATGTAGCACTTCTGAGATACTGGAGACAGAATTTGTCTCCCACGCTAAAATAATTATAGCCGGGAGAACAGAGAAGACATCATTCCAGGTCCTTAacagtgaggggtgtgtgtgtgtgtgtgtgtgtgtgtgtgtgtgtgtgtgtgtgtgtgtgtgtgcgtgcgtgcgtgcgcacGCCTTATTCCCTGGCTGCTTCAAGGAGCACTTGCCTGTACCTGGCTATACGTGTAAGGACAGCCACAACCCGCAGAGTCCCTACACCTGTCGGCTGCAGAGCATGTGCCCAGGCCATGCTATGGGATATGAATTTCTGCGGGGGGCTTTGGgggagaaagaagccagaccaagaTTCCTTCTGGCCAGACTTCTTTCTACTCAGAGAGCGGAGCCCTCAGGACGGGTAGAGGCGCATTCTGCTATCTGCCGGGCTCCGAAGGGACCCCCAGGGTACCCATGGTCCAAGCTCAGCCTTTGTTGCTGAAACATCAGCTAAAAAGAGAAGAGACCAGGCTGTGGGCCAGCTACCTTGTCACCACCTGCCTTGGGGTCTGACTACTTTTCTCGCATGGGTGTCTGGCTATTTTTGTGTTGGGGGCCCTGAGGCCCCAGTGACTTGTGGGGTATCTGCTCCCTCCTTATTGCAGGGTGAAGCTGTTCTCTTTCCCCGGAAAGGCAGGAGCCAACTTGGGCCATGTGGGGGCACTCAGCAAGTGACGGTGGAGGCAGGGACTGACTCTGGGCAGTAAATTCCAGTTTTTTGGGACAGTAGTGACAGGTGAAGGCCTTGGTGCTGGACCATGTGCCCAAGGATGGGTAGTGGGGACCCCAGAGGGCCCATTTTTGGCCAGAGCTCTGGTTTCCTTCCCTTGAGCCCCGCCGAGAGCAGAAAACCCTCTGCACCTTCATAGGAGGCCtatctctccccttctcccacaGCTGGTCCTCGCTCATTCCCCAACTGGAGCCAATTCCCCAACTTCATGCCAGTCTCACTTTTCCATGGATGGGGTGTGATCTCAGGCTCTGGCATTGCGTTTTTGGCCAATTCATGAACCCCTAGTATAAGGGCAGGTGTTTTCTTGAGGAACCAGGAGCCCTGGTGTCTCCTCATGACGTCCTCCTGTATGTGGAGTGGGCAGTGGGATGCCGAGGCTGGGGGTGACCTGCATTTCTCCTAGAGAATCTTGGGAGTAGTTGGCCAGTGGGTAGATGGTGAAGACAAATGGGGAGGTTCTAGATCCTTCCACAAACCTGGGGCAGAGCTGCACCTGTGGCCGTATCTAAGGCGGGTGGGCATTTGGAACTTACTTGCACACCTCACACAAAGGACATGAGAAGCCATCCTCGGAGGACCCTCCTCATGGCTTCCTCCGGGCCTGACAGCACCCTGTCTTTCGCAGCACTTTCTGGGAGCGGTAATTAGCACTCCTaaggaagaatgaaaaatgatAGATAGATCCTGCTAGGTGTTTGCACACCCGTCTCCTGTATCAGAGTGTAAAGGCTTTGAAAGCAGGGACCCTGTTTTCCCCCAGCGCATGTAGGCTGCTCCTCTACTCACAGTATGTTTTCAGTCACTGTTTGCGGGGGTTCTGACagctggctggggtggggtggacgTGGGCCTTGTGTCTTGTTAGCCCTCCATCCTGGCTGGGTTGGCTGTGAGGGGCCTGGTGAGTTTCCGTGCCTTAGTTCTTTCTGTCGCTCGAATCCCTGCTGAGTCCTGGTGGTGGGAGGGTTTGCAGGAGGCCTGGGCTTCCTCCCAGGTGTGTTATGGGCACACTCTGTGTCCAGGGGCCTGGAGCTGGGGTGCTGCCAGAGGGACGAGGAACCCGCTGGTCCGTAGGAAAGCCATGTGGTTTCTGGCTCAGAGAAGAAGTGGGCCCAGCTTCTGCCCCTGGGGTTGGCAGCAGTGAGGTGGTGCCCTGTGGGCTTGATTGGGCTGTGCATCCAGCCATACTAGCTTCCTTCCCTTCAGTGAACCTTGGACTGTGTGCCACTGTTTTCCCAGAACCAAGATCAGCTGCCAAAGAGAGCAGAATGCCTCCAaaagtggggggcgggggtgtgtgtgaCTCAGATGTGTCTTTG belongs to Eubalaena glacialis isolate mEubGla1 chromosome 19, mEubGla1.1.hap2.+ XY, whole genome shotgun sequence and includes:
- the LOC133080870 gene encoding collagen alpha-1(I) chain-like; amino-acid sequence: MHPVEIADRPPTPTRASSSRVHGRTPRGRDLLALGLPPPGSSPRRALLDHVPRPEPKRDTESPDPEGATPPRAPSGRSMAALCNPAPPPAPPPPAGSCDRGPAAMPRLHPGRRAGSGVPGPRGHRRAGGEERTEPGSGGGCDRVSSDHASGWGPGPGPGPGPLSEEAPPAPEQPRKRRQQEHAAAAAAAAADRAERGSARRGRGLGQPLDREGRRGGEGRGGDSAGRTHPCGPKRAGPESLHERGGRGAEDPRAARFPASAALRSRSPSPLPPSGDPEAGQPQSGPLPSCHPGPGPGQERTTLGIPINGTRAAGVNAPQPLPPVCTA